One part of the Paenibacillus silvisoli genome encodes these proteins:
- a CDS encoding LuxR family transcriptional regulator yields the protein MGNFGEEIRQLEDHYFVGRSVELDAFRNIVFSSKSTSTILNISGTGGIGKSSLLDQFRRICAHEGVPFFHLDCVDFTKTPTGFTSRLLAILKTETPAESREDELLQQAEQQMNQLAGHGRLVLAIDTYEEMDELDDWLRNSFLVRLSNRIVILLAGRFPLRGGWVSSPAWRRLIKFMPLSPFDYETCKAYSSIYGEQDESIVRKSYMITKGLPLALSLYMGVLNREQEPEMQLWKETFKEIAGRWLRELPDPALCELLEAATMVRVFNQEILETMLDREVDNDEFDKLIHLSFVRKTERGWYLHQVLRKALYQDFRLRKPQQYHRLWQRSVMYHYGLVSSSHVSMEERNLLLLDYIYVVGDPGFRAMFFDDAIDQTYYLESINQDNLHEAEQYVRDVLATLKDFVQEMFDPVTNEKYIYKIPKSVNEKWFTSIRLAEIIALGNDAIRLLKNEKHEAVGMFVYIPIHRQSLPLLEQNPITRSYFRTLSRQERDKLNVSPESPAGWFQYKIDFSKDGSAAARFMFFQSYLSYYLKGGLMIYSTPMKYLQEAVKGIGYIEVPRATHKAFGPDFPAPVFALDFREDKDMKKFVDNLYRSTKVDNKDEALDAVLSGLTPREREIALLATTCSSNEEIAQKLYLSEITVKKNLSRIYEKLEVKGKTELVKKLLS from the coding sequence ATGGGCAACTTTGGAGAGGAGATTCGACAATTGGAAGACCATTACTTCGTTGGGCGCAGCGTGGAGCTTGATGCCTTTCGAAATATCGTCTTCAGCTCGAAAAGCACGTCAACCATACTAAACATAAGCGGTACCGGGGGAATCGGGAAAAGCTCCTTGCTGGATCAGTTCCGGCGAATATGTGCCCATGAAGGCGTTCCATTCTTCCATTTGGACTGCGTGGATTTTACGAAAACGCCAACGGGCTTTACCTCGAGGTTGTTGGCCATCTTAAAGACCGAAACACCTGCGGAAAGCCGGGAAGACGAGCTCCTGCAGCAGGCCGAGCAGCAGATGAATCAATTGGCGGGCCACGGTCGATTGGTCTTGGCAATCGATACCTATGAGGAGATGGATGAGCTGGATGATTGGCTCCGCAATTCCTTCCTGGTCCGATTGTCCAACCGCATCGTCATTTTGTTAGCCGGGCGATTTCCGTTAAGAGGCGGTTGGGTTTCATCTCCCGCTTGGAGAAGATTGATCAAATTTATGCCATTGTCGCCATTTGACTATGAAACCTGCAAAGCATACAGTTCCATTTACGGCGAACAAGATGAAAGCATCGTTCGAAAATCCTATATGATCACGAAGGGACTTCCATTAGCGCTGTCTCTTTATATGGGCGTACTTAACCGGGAGCAAGAGCCCGAAATGCAGCTTTGGAAGGAAACCTTTAAGGAGATTGCAGGCCGGTGGCTGCGAGAGCTTCCGGATCCCGCTTTATGCGAGCTGCTGGAAGCGGCAACCATGGTCCGGGTGTTTAATCAGGAAATTCTAGAAACGATGCTGGATCGAGAGGTCGACAACGATGAGTTCGACAAATTGATTCATCTTTCATTTGTTAGAAAAACGGAGCGGGGATGGTATTTGCATCAGGTTCTCCGCAAAGCGCTTTACCAGGATTTCAGACTAAGAAAGCCTCAACAGTACCATCGTCTTTGGCAGCGAAGCGTCATGTACCACTATGGCCTTGTGTCCTCGAGTCATGTATCGATGGAAGAAAGAAACCTGCTGCTGCTGGATTATATCTATGTTGTCGGCGATCCCGGCTTTCGAGCCATGTTTTTCGATGATGCGATCGATCAAACGTACTATCTCGAATCCATTAATCAGGATAACTTGCATGAAGCGGAGCAATACGTTCGAGATGTCCTTGCGACCTTGAAAGACTTCGTTCAAGAGATGTTCGATCCGGTTACGAATGAAAAGTACATCTATAAAATTCCAAAAAGCGTCAACGAGAAATGGTTCACCTCGATTCGGCTTGCCGAGATCATTGCATTAGGAAACGATGCCATTAGACTGCTAAAGAATGAGAAGCACGAAGCGGTGGGCATGTTCGTTTATATTCCCATTCATCGTCAATCTCTCCCGCTATTAGAACAGAATCCGATTACCCGATCATACTTCCGAACCTTATCCAGACAGGAGCGGGATAAACTGAACGTGTCTCCGGAGTCGCCTGCGGGGTGGTTTCAATATAAGATCGATTTCTCAAAGGACGGCAGCGCGGCTGCTCGGTTCATGTTCTTCCAATCGTACCTTTCCTATTATTTGAAAGGCGGACTGATGATTTACTCGACGCCTATGAAATATCTTCAGGAAGCGGTAAAAGGAATCGGCTATATTGAAGTACCAAGAGCCACGCATAAAGCCTTTGGCCCGGATTTTCCGGCACCCGTGTTTGCGCTCGATTTCAGGGAAGATAAGGACATGAAGAAATTCGTCGATAATTTATATCGGTCAACGAAGGTCGACAATAAGGATGAGGCTCTCGATGCGGTTCTATCGGGACTGACGCCGCGCGAACGGGAGATTGCTCTTCTGGCCACAACCTGTTCATCTAATGAGGAAATCGCCCAGAAGCTTTACCTATCGGAGATCACGGTGAAGAAAAACCTGAGCCGAATTTACGAGAAGCTGGAAGTGAAAGGGAAAACGGAGCTGGTTAAAAAGTTATTGAGCTAA